In one window of Posidoniimonas corsicana DNA:
- the egtB gene encoding ergothioneine biosynthesis protein EgtB, whose translation MSLLTEPQSATDRFERVRRFTEQLTANIGPEDSTIQSMANASPVKWHLAHTTWFFETFVLSRVGGHEPIDPAFESLFNSYYNTVGVPFPRPLRGVLSRPTLEQVHKYRRAVDQRLGEAIAEGLCQRDAGAERIIELGLQHEQQHQELILTDIKHAFSINPLQPAVLPGGLDNEPASETPDDGWTSYQEGRREIGHSGDCFAYDNESPRHPVWLSPYRLKNSPVTCGEFLAFIADDGYRRPELWLSEGWNTVQAEGWSSPIYWRRDGDSWSEFTLAGRVALDLNRPATHLSYFEADAYARWAGARLPTEAEWEAAAQMQAVEGNFADVLMADGLAPHPAARRRSGGPLHRLFGDSWEWTSSSYSPYPGYRPPAGALGEYNGKFMCNQYVLRGGSCATSSDHIRPSYRNFFAADSRWQFAGVRLAAEA comes from the coding sequence GTGTCACTGCTTACCGAACCCCAGTCGGCCACCGACCGCTTCGAACGTGTCCGGCGGTTCACGGAACAGTTAACGGCCAACATCGGGCCCGAAGACTCCACCATCCAGTCGATGGCTAACGCCAGCCCGGTGAAGTGGCACCTCGCGCACACGACGTGGTTCTTCGAAACATTCGTGCTCAGTCGGGTCGGTGGCCATGAGCCGATCGACCCCGCATTCGAGTCGCTCTTCAACTCTTACTACAACACCGTGGGTGTGCCGTTCCCACGGCCGCTGCGGGGCGTGCTCAGCCGCCCGACCCTCGAGCAGGTCCACAAGTACCGCCGGGCAGTCGATCAGCGGTTGGGTGAGGCGATCGCCGAGGGGCTCTGCCAGCGGGACGCCGGCGCCGAGCGGATTATCGAGCTGGGCCTGCAGCACGAGCAGCAGCACCAGGAGCTGATCCTCACCGACATCAAGCACGCGTTCTCGATCAACCCACTCCAGCCCGCCGTGCTGCCCGGTGGGCTAGACAACGAGCCGGCGTCGGAGACGCCCGACGACGGTTGGACCTCGTACCAGGAGGGCCGCCGTGAGATCGGCCACAGCGGCGATTGTTTTGCCTACGACAACGAGTCCCCACGGCACCCGGTCTGGCTCTCGCCCTACCGCCTGAAGAACTCGCCGGTGACCTGCGGCGAGTTCCTGGCCTTCATCGCCGACGACGGGTACCGCCGGCCCGAGCTGTGGCTCTCGGAGGGCTGGAACACGGTGCAGGCCGAAGGCTGGAGTTCGCCGATCTACTGGCGCCGCGACGGCGACAGCTGGAGCGAGTTCACACTGGCTGGGCGGGTCGCCCTCGACCTCAACCGCCCGGCCACCCACCTGAGCTACTTCGAGGCCGACGCGTACGCCCGCTGGGCCGGCGCCCGGCTGCCGACCGAGGCCGAGTGGGAGGCCGCCGCCCAGATGCAAGCCGTCGAAGGGAACTTCGCCGACGTGCTGATGGCCGACGGGCTGGCGCCGCACCCCGCCGCGCGGCGTCGTAGCGGTGGACCGCTCCACCGGCTCTTCGGTGACTCGTGGGAGTGGACCTCCAGCAGCTACTCGCCCTACCCAGGGTACCGCCCGCCCGCCGGCGCGCTCGGCGAGTACAACGGCAAGTTCATGTGCAATCAGTACGTGCTGCGTGGTGGTTCTTGCGCGACCTCTTCGGACCACATCCGCCCGTCCTACCGCAATTTCTTTGCGGCCGACTCGCGCTGGCAATTCGCCGGCGTCCGCCTGGCGGCGGAAGCATAG
- the leuC gene encoding 3-isopropylmalate dehydratase large subunit, translated as MTASAPRTLFEKIWDNHVVHAEEGRQTILYIDLQLVHEVTSAQAFEGLRLAGRKVRRPERTIATADHNVPTTDRSLPIADPISKQQIDTLAANCAEFDIQYYGLGHLNQGVVHVMGPELGYTQPGMTIVCGDSHTSTHGAFGALAFGIGTSEVEHVLATQTLLQSKPKTLELRVDGELGFGVTAKDLVMYLIGKLTTAGGTGYCIEYTGDAIRGLSMEGRMTVCNMSIEAGARAGMISPDETTFEYIKGRKFAPQGADWDKAVAQWKKLPTDEGAAYDKSLRFDGADIAPQVSWGTNPGQVASVNSSIPNPADFSDPTDQKTTAQALEYMGIAAGTPITDLKLDRVFIGSCTNGRIEDLRAAAAVAKGKKVSSHVSAMVVPGSGVVKQQAEDEGLDKIFKEAGFEWREAGCSMCLAMNPDKLEPGERCASTSNRNFEGRQGRGGRTHLVSPAMAAAAACAGHFVDVREWG; from the coding sequence ATGACCGCTTCGGCCCCACGCACGCTGTTCGAGAAGATCTGGGACAACCACGTCGTCCACGCTGAGGAGGGCCGCCAGACCATCCTGTACATCGACCTGCAACTGGTCCACGAGGTCACCAGCGCCCAGGCGTTCGAGGGCCTGCGGCTGGCCGGCCGCAAGGTGCGGCGTCCGGAACGCACCATTGCGACCGCCGACCACAACGTGCCGACCACCGACCGCAGCCTGCCGATCGCCGACCCGATCTCCAAGCAGCAGATCGACACCCTGGCCGCCAACTGCGCCGAGTTTGACATCCAGTACTACGGGCTGGGGCACCTGAACCAGGGCGTGGTCCACGTGATGGGGCCCGAGCTGGGCTACACGCAGCCGGGCATGACCATCGTGTGCGGCGACAGCCACACCTCGACGCACGGGGCGTTTGGCGCCCTGGCGTTCGGCATCGGCACCAGCGAGGTCGAGCACGTGCTCGCTACCCAGACGCTGCTGCAGTCGAAGCCCAAGACGCTCGAGCTGCGGGTCGACGGCGAGCTCGGCTTTGGGGTTACCGCCAAGGACCTGGTGATGTACCTCATCGGCAAGCTGACCACCGCCGGCGGCACCGGGTACTGCATCGAGTACACCGGCGACGCCATCCGCGGCCTGTCGATGGAGGGCCGCATGACGGTGTGCAACATGTCGATCGAGGCGGGCGCCCGGGCGGGCATGATCTCGCCGGACGAGACCACCTTCGAGTACATCAAGGGACGCAAGTTCGCGCCGCAGGGCGCCGACTGGGACAAGGCGGTCGCCCAGTGGAAGAAGCTGCCGACCGACGAGGGCGCTGCCTACGACAAGTCACTCCGCTTTGACGGCGCGGACATCGCCCCGCAGGTGAGCTGGGGCACCAACCCCGGCCAGGTCGCAAGCGTCAACAGCAGCATCCCCAACCCGGCCGACTTCTCCGACCCGACCGACCAGAAGACCACCGCCCAGGCGCTGGAGTACATGGGCATCGCCGCCGGGACCCCAATCACCGACCTCAAGCTCGACCGCGTGTTCATCGGCAGCTGCACCAACGGCCGCATCGAGGACCTGCGGGCCGCGGCCGCGGTCGCCAAGGGAAAGAAGGTGTCCTCGCACGTCAGCGCGATGGTGGTGCCGGGCAGCGGCGTGGTGAAGCAGCAGGCGGAGGACGAGGGCCTGGATAAGATCTTCAAGGAGGCCGGCTTCGAGTGGCGCGAGGCGGGCTGCAGCATGTGCCTGGCGATGAACCCCGACAAGCTGGAGCCGGGCGAGCGTTGCGCGTCGACCTCCAACCGCAATTTCGAAGGCCGCCAGGGCCGTGGCGGGCGGACCCACCTGGTCAGCCCGGCGATGGCGGCGGCGGCCGCTTGTGCGGGTCACTTTGTCGACGTGCGTGAGTGGGGTTGA
- a CDS encoding thioredoxin family protein translates to MTRLFIVLFAAWAATPLLAAETGQQPPAAKHQHTAPVFRHVGADAAWHAAQKSRRPVLLYISSEDCRFCVKMLKDTYSHPQIAAALSKSCEPVALMREDNQELVKHLQIRAYPTTVIVGADGKEVTRIEGYLPPQKFAEAVFGPPRQAQHAVRPAAATAPAR, encoded by the coding sequence GCGGCCTGGGCCGCTACGCCGTTACTCGCCGCGGAAACGGGGCAGCAGCCGCCGGCGGCCAAGCACCAGCACACGGCCCCAGTCTTCCGTCACGTGGGCGCGGACGCCGCCTGGCATGCCGCGCAGAAGTCTCGCCGCCCGGTGCTGCTGTACATCAGCTCGGAAGACTGCCGATTCTGCGTCAAGATGCTCAAGGACACCTACTCGCACCCGCAGATTGCCGCGGCGCTGTCGAAGAGCTGCGAGCCGGTGGCTCTGATGCGTGAAGACAACCAAGAGTTGGTTAAACACCTGCAGATCCGCGCCTACCCCACAACGGTGATCGTCGGCGCCGACGGCAAGGAGGTTACCCGTATCGAGGGCTACCTGCCGCCGCAGAAGTTCGCCGAGGCGGTGTTCGGCCCGCCGCGGCAGGCTCAGCACGCGGTGCGTCCCGCCGCCGCGACGGCCCCTGCTCGCTAG
- the leuD gene encoding 3-isopropylmalate dehydratase small subunit, translating into MNPFTTHTGLVVAMDRANVDTDQIIPKQFLKRIERTGFGEFLFWDWRKKPDGSEDPDFELNKPEAQGASVLLARRNFGSGSSREHAPWALEDYGFRVIVAPSFADIFYNNCFKNGMLPIVLGEDHVEELFQRTEKHPEYKLTADLHERVLTDDHGFETPFEVDDFRRHCLINGLDHISLTLEHEHKISAYEASNEPGA; encoded by the coding sequence ATGAACCCTTTCACCACACACACCGGCCTAGTCGTCGCGATGGACCGGGCCAATGTCGACACCGACCAGATCATCCCCAAGCAGTTCCTCAAGCGGATTGAGCGGACCGGCTTCGGCGAATTCCTCTTCTGGGACTGGCGGAAGAAGCCGGACGGCAGCGAGGACCCGGACTTCGAGCTGAACAAGCCCGAGGCGCAGGGCGCCAGCGTTCTGCTAGCCCGCCGCAACTTCGGCAGCGGGTCGAGCCGCGAGCACGCGCCGTGGGCGCTGGAAGACTACGGATTCCGCGTGATCGTGGCGCCCAGCTTCGCGGACATCTTCTACAACAACTGCTTCAAGAATGGCATGCTGCCGATCGTGCTCGGCGAGGACCACGTTGAAGAGCTGTTCCAACGCACCGAAAAGCACCCCGAGTACAAGCTGACCGCCGACCTGCACGAGCGGGTGCTCACCGACGATCACGGCTTTGAGACGCCGTTCGAGGTCGATGACTTCCGCCGGCACTGCCTGATCAATGGGCTGGACCACATCAGCCTGACCCTCGAGCACGAGCACAAGATCTCCGCCTATGAGGCGAGCAATGAACCCGGCGCCTAG
- the egtD gene encoding L-histidine N(alpha)-methyltransferase — protein sequence MSAIDAAVSTLQQLADPADDFRADVLAGLMGSPKRISSKHLYDKRGSELFDRICELEEYYPTRCELEIMRRHSGEIAEQFAGPVHLVEFGSGSSLKTRLLLDHLDPCSTYLPVDVSREHLEASCDALRAEYPGLAIQPVCGDFTEPLPMPEGLDRSAPTVVYFPGSTIGNFEEAAAVGLLRNIREIAGEDGQALIGVDLRKDAAVVHAAYNDREGVTAEFTKNLLRRINRELRADFQLQDFDYHAHYNTHKGRIEAALVSRRDHRVSVDGQPVAFGRGEAIRTEYSHKYTIPQFAAMAERAGLELARQWNDTRRYFAVLLLRAAR from the coding sequence ATGTCAGCCATCGACGCCGCGGTCTCTACTCTCCAGCAGCTTGCCGACCCCGCCGACGACTTCCGCGCGGACGTTCTGGCAGGGTTGATGGGGAGCCCGAAACGCATCTCCAGCAAGCACCTCTACGATAAACGAGGTTCGGAACTCTTCGACCGGATCTGCGAGCTTGAGGAGTACTACCCGACCCGCTGCGAACTCGAGATCATGCGTCGGCACTCGGGAGAGATTGCCGAACAGTTTGCGGGTCCGGTTCACCTCGTTGAGTTCGGTAGCGGCAGCAGCCTCAAGACCCGCTTGCTGCTCGACCATCTTGACCCGTGTTCGACCTACCTGCCCGTCGACGTTTCTCGTGAGCACCTCGAAGCGAGTTGCGACGCGCTGCGGGCCGAATACCCGGGCCTCGCCATCCAGCCGGTGTGCGGCGACTTTACTGAGCCGCTGCCCATGCCCGAAGGTTTGGACCGGTCCGCGCCCACTGTGGTCTACTTCCCCGGGTCCACCATCGGCAACTTTGAGGAAGCCGCGGCGGTCGGGCTCTTGAGAAACATCCGCGAGATCGCCGGTGAGGACGGGCAAGCGCTGATCGGCGTCGACCTGCGGAAGGACGCCGCCGTCGTGCACGCCGCCTACAACGACCGCGAGGGGGTGACCGCCGAGTTCACCAAGAACCTGCTGCGGCGGATCAACCGGGAGCTGCGGGCGGACTTCCAGCTGCAAGACTTTGACTACCACGCGCACTACAACACTCACAAGGGGCGGATCGAGGCGGCGCTCGTCAGCCGTCGGGACCACCGGGTGAGTGTCGACGGCCAGCCGGTCGCGTTCGGCCGCGGCGAGGCGATCCGGACCGAGTACTCACACAAGTACACCATCCCACAGTTCGCGGCGATGGCGGAGCGCGCAGGGCTGGAGCTCGCCCGCCAGTGGAACGATACGCGACGCTACTTCGCGGTGCTGCTCCTGCGGGCGGCCCGCTAG